From the genome of Vitis riparia cultivar Riparia Gloire de Montpellier isolate 1030 chromosome 2, EGFV_Vit.rip_1.0, whole genome shotgun sequence, one region includes:
- the LOC117905162 gene encoding protein LURP-one-related 17, with protein MVFLKSRSVTVHEDHQPEEEYIAAAASATTGGDCRSLTVWRKSLLFSCTGFTVIDSYGDLVYRVDNYIGQRPGEVTLMDASGKSVLTVRRRKNLRLVENWHVYEGEVGDTSRTNRPSSSKQPICSVKKHINILHANHNVLAYVFLGNSDKRYAYRIEGSYANRSCKVLDKSRRVVAEIKRKEAMNEGVSFGVEVFLLIVCPGFDSGFAMALVLLLDQMFS; from the exons ATGGTTTTCTTAAAATCAAGGTCAGTAACAGTCCATGAAGATCACCAACCTGAAGAAGAGTACATCGCCGCCGCCGCCAGTGCCACCACCGGCGGGGACTGCAGGTCGCTGACAGTGTGGAGGAAGTCGCTGCTGTTCAGCTGTACAGGGTTTACTGTCATCGACTCGTATGGAGATCTGGTGTACCGGGTTGACAACTACATTGGACAGCGTCCGGGGGAAGTCACTCTCATGGATGCCTCAGGGAAGTCAGTCCTCACGGTTCGCCGTCGCAAG AACCTCAGACTAGTAGAAAACTGGCATGTCTATGAAGGCGAAGTGGGCGACACTTCTAGAACTAATAGACCATCATCATCAAAGCAGCCCATATGCAGTGTGAAGAAACACATAAATATTCTACATGCTAACCACAATGTGCTTGCATACGTTTTTCTGGGGAATTCAGATAAAAGATATGCGTATAGGATTGAAGGGTCGTATGCAAATCGATCATGCAAGGTGTTGGATAAATCAAGGAGAGTGGTGGCTGAAATTAAGAGGAAGGAAGCCATGAATGAAGGAGTTTCATTTGGGGTTGAGGTTTTTCTTCTGATTGTATGCCCAGGATTTGATTCTGGGTTTGCAATGGCTCTGGTTTTGCTACTGGATCAAATGTTTTCCTAG